The Coregonus clupeaformis isolate EN_2021a chromosome 18, ASM2061545v1, whole genome shotgun sequence genome has a segment encoding these proteins:
- the LOC121530991 gene encoding GTPase activating protein 1-like has translation MSSSSLLCCLLVVCVLAVVQIYAAEERKVLKVFNLRASDLNSGLFQTPDAYVKVFMGSGYGGKTEVKNDNTDPWWKEDFNFFNARENDPLRLEVYDSDVVFDDLLGTCERSIKNGTWQHSCSIKRGGILSYSYTLEPLQ, from the exons atgtcctcctcctctcttctgtgcTGCCTGCTGGTGGTGTGTGTTCTGGCTGTGGTCCAGATCTATGCAGCAGAGGAACGTAAGGTTCTCAAGGTCTTCAACCTCCGTGCCAGCGACCTGAACAGCGGCTTGTTCCAGACCCCTGATGCCTACGTCAAG GTGTTTATGGGCTCCGGCTACGGTGGGAAGACAGAGGTAAAGAACGACAACACTGACCCTTGGTGGAAGGAGGACTTCAACTTCTTCAACGCCCGTGAGAACGACCCCCTGAGGCTGGAGGTGTACGACTCCGACGTGGTCTTCGACGACCTGCTGGGGACCTGTGAGCGCTCCATCAAGAACGGAACTTGGCAGCATAGCTGCTCCATCAAGAGGGGAGGGATCCTATcctactcctacaccctagagcctctacagtag